From Streptomyces sp. NBC_00775, one genomic window encodes:
- a CDS encoding sensor histidine kinase, translated as MTSRATGSGIRGAAGRLWGTYRRTRLGTRLALGMGVLSLVVFAVVGTALTTYMRDYLDRQLGEQMKLVQVTQSKDAAAHGTVQRRPYYGWFTAVYDVSGDTAVLRKPADVPADTAALTAAAEALPPARSEHILRTANIAGEGTYKLRACEVEPGVVLVTAAPVADLQGTMRQLITVQVVTFALALLALVVVGRAVLRRGLKPFSDMAHTARGITSHNLTGSARLPVRAGGGKGGPEVEELRTAFNTMLEHIDDALAVRTEAEQRLRRFVADASHELRTPLMSVRGYADLFQYAAANAPGEREKHLARLRAEAARMGVLLDDLLLLARLDAAEVETPLRLEDADLAELTREAADAFRAGHPGHRLTATVGADPVRLRLDPLRIRQVLDNLLTNAAVHTPAGTKVCVEVSVSSGTAVVRVADSGPGVPAADQERVFDRFYRVDKARSRDRGGSGLGLAVVRSLVRAHGGTVELTSRPGSTAFTIRLPLP; from the coding sequence GTGACGAGCCGAGCGACCGGGTCCGGAATACGTGGTGCGGCCGGCCGCCTGTGGGGGACCTACCGCCGGACGCGCCTGGGCACCCGGCTGGCCCTCGGCATGGGCGTGCTGTCCCTCGTCGTGTTCGCCGTCGTCGGCACGGCGCTGACGACGTACATGCGCGACTACCTGGACCGCCAGCTCGGCGAGCAGATGAAGCTCGTCCAGGTCACCCAGTCCAAGGACGCCGCGGCCCACGGCACCGTGCAGCGCCGGCCGTACTACGGCTGGTTCACCGCCGTGTACGACGTCTCGGGCGACACGGCCGTGCTCCGCAAGCCCGCCGACGTACCGGCGGACACCGCCGCACTCACGGCCGCCGCCGAGGCGCTGCCGCCCGCGCGCTCCGAACACATCCTGCGCACCGCGAACATCGCGGGGGAGGGCACGTACAAGCTGCGCGCCTGCGAGGTCGAACCCGGGGTGGTGCTGGTCACGGCGGCGCCCGTGGCGGACCTTCAGGGCACCATGCGGCAGCTGATCACGGTCCAGGTCGTCACCTTCGCGCTCGCGCTGCTGGCGCTCGTCGTGGTCGGCCGGGCGGTGCTGCGGCGCGGCCTGAAGCCGTTCAGCGACATGGCACACACGGCCCGCGGCATCACCTCGCACAACCTGACCGGCTCGGCACGGCTTCCGGTGCGCGCCGGCGGCGGGAAGGGCGGACCGGAGGTCGAGGAGCTGCGCACCGCGTTCAACACCATGCTGGAACACATCGACGACGCCCTCGCCGTCCGCACCGAGGCCGAACAGCGGCTGCGCCGCTTCGTCGCCGACGCCTCGCACGAGCTGCGCACCCCCCTGATGTCGGTACGCGGCTACGCGGACCTCTTCCAGTACGCGGCGGCCAACGCGCCCGGGGAACGCGAGAAGCACCTGGCCCGGCTGCGCGCCGAGGCGGCCAGAATGGGCGTACTCCTCGACGACCTGCTGCTGCTCGCCCGCCTGGACGCCGCCGAGGTGGAGACCCCGCTGCGGCTGGAGGACGCCGACCTCGCGGAGCTGACCCGGGAGGCGGCGGACGCCTTCCGCGCGGGCCACCCCGGGCATCGGCTGACGGCCACGGTCGGCGCCGACCCGGTGCGGCTCCGGCTGGACCCCCTGCGCATCCGGCAGGTGCTGGACAACCTGCTCACCAACGCCGCCGTGCACACCCCGGCCGGCACGAAGGTGTGCGTGGAGGTGTCCGTCTCGTCCGGCACGGCGGTCGTACGGGTCGCCGACTCGGGACCGGGCGTTCCGGCCGCCGACCAGGAACGTGTCTTCGACCGCTTCTACCGCGTCGACAAGGCCCGCAGCCGCGACCGCGGCGGCAGCGGCCTGGGCCTGGCGGTCGTGCGCTCCCTGGTCCGGGCGCACGGCGGCACCGTCGAACTGACCAGCCGGCCGGGCTCGACGGCCTTCACCATCAGGCTGCCCTTGCCGTGA